The genomic DNA TTTTCTAATTGACTGGTTAAGGGGGTTGTTAACAAGGTTTCAACAGGGAGACAGTTTTCTAATTGACTGGTTAGGGGGGTTGTTTACAAGGTTTCAAAAGGGAGACTGTTTTCTAATTGACTGGTTAGGGGGGTTGTTTACAAGGTTTCAACAGGGAGACTGTTTTCTAATTGACTGGTTAGGGGGGTTGTTTACAAGGTTTCAACAGGGAGACTGTTTTCTAATTGACTGGTTAGGGGGGTTGTTTACAAGGTTTCAACAGGGAGACTGTTTTCTAATTGACTGGTTAGGGGGGTTGTTTACAAGGTTTCAACAGGGAGACTGTTTTCTAATTGACTGGTTAGGGGGGTTGTTTACAAGGTTTCAACAGGGAGACTGTTTTCTAATTGACTGGTTAGGGGGGTTGTTTACAAGGTTTCAACAGGGAGACTGTTTTCTAATTGACTGGTTAGGGGGGTTGTTTACAAGGTTTCAACAGGGAGACTGTTTTCTAATTGACCGGTTAGGGGGGTTGTTAACAAGGTTTCCACTGAATTTGTGACTTGATTTTATTAGAAACAGGTGACTTTAAAACTAAAACAACACAGCAGCCTGAAACTCTCCTGATTGGTGTTTCATTCATCCATCAATTCATCAGATGTTTATGGTAAAACAACTGGACAGCCCATTCACTCATTAACACCTGACATTTGCATGGAGTCCTGGGATCCATATACACTATAAAACACCTCATCCACAATATACAGGTAAACAATATACTGTAAGATAAGTGAGTCATTAAAGGGTCATAGGAGAAGTAcaacaaacttcttccattgaactGTGTCTCTTATCTAGAAGAGGTTCGGCTTCCATTGAACTGATTCTGTACATTAACACTACAATAATCAGGCAAGTACACAGAGAGGATCTACAAGTACACAGAGAGGATCTACAAGTACACAGAGAGGGTTCTACAAGTACACAGAGAGGATTCTACAAGTACACAGAGAGGATCTACAAGTACACAGAGAGGATCTACAAGTACACAGAGAGGATTCTACAAGTACACAGAGAGGATCTACAAGTACACAGAGAGGGTTCTACAAGTACACAGAGAGGATTCTACAAGTACACAGAGAGGATCTACAAGTACACAGAGAGGATTCTACAAGTACAAAGAGAGGATCTACAAGTACACAGAGAGGATCTACAAGTACACAGAGAGGATCTACAAGTACACAGAGAGGATTCTACAAGTACACAGAGAGGATCTACAAGTACACAGAGAGGATCTACAAGTACACAGAGAGGATCTACAAGCACACAGAGAGGATCTACAAGCACACAGAGAGGGTTCTACAAGTCCACAGACAGGGTTCTACAAGTCCACAGAGAGGGTTCTACAAGTCCACAGAGAGGGTTCTACAAGTCCACAGACAGGGTTCTTCAAGTCCACAGAGAGGGTTCTACAAGTCCACCGAGAGGGTTCTTCAAGTCCACAGAGAGGATCTACAAGTCCACAGGTAGGATCTACAAGTCCACAGAGAGGATCTACAAGTCCACAGAGAGGATCTACAAGTCCACAGAGTGGATCTACAAGTCCACAGAGAGGATCTACAAGTCCACAGAGAGGATCTACAAGTCCACAGAGAGGGTTGTACAAGTCCACAGAAAGGGTTGTACAAGTGCCTTCCCCTACAAATATTGATtgtgtaccaaacattaggaacaccatttgtacactcagtctatgtcaaggaaagatcatgtgttcttaatgttttgtacactcagtgtccgTGCCATTTGTAGACATAAACACCTGCCCTGAAAATGTCAATACACGGCCCTGGAAATTCTCCTGAAGTGTCCTATTATGCTTTAGAAGTGACCTAGAAGTGTTTAACTCGTTCCATGGAACTTTCCTGCCTCACCTGACAGtagaggaggtgagagaccgCCCTTTCTGGGAAAATAACTGAATTTAGTCTCCTCCCCAAAAGCTTAAAATAGGAGCACACACactcttctctcacacacacaaagtttTGTCATAGGATAGTTGGTCGCTGTGCTGAAAATCTTCCAGAACCTGTAAGTAAAATATTGTCTCTCATTGATAATGATAAAAGTGAAAAGGTTTGTCTATATCTGATAACTATGGATGTTATAAATGTGTCTGATATTTTTCAAGGTATTTTTTGATTCATGGCTTATCAGAAAAACCTGACAGCCTGTTGATTTAAGATACGTTATCACATTAGATATGTTTACATAGTGCCAGTGATGAAGTCACTGAGTCTAATTTAATTTAACATCTTAATGTCTTTTGCAGGTTCCTGACCTACGCTCCtaagcacagatctaggatcagctcatCCTCATCAAATCCAAACCAGGACCTTATTAAACCAAAAGGGGAACACTAACCTCAGACCAGCGATTAAACCCCACGTCTTCCTGCCAAGACACTCTGGACTCCagccgtccatccatccatccatccatccatccatccatccatccatccatccatccatccatccatccagccatccatccatccagccgtccatccatccatccatccatccagccgtccatccatccatccgtccgtccatccatccatccacactccagccagccagccatgggTCTGATGGGCGAGGACATGGAGTGCTGTGTCTGCCTCCAGCCCTACTCTCGCAGGGAGAAGATCCCTCGGATGCTCCACTGTAAGCACACATTCTGTGGGCTGTGCTTGCAGGCGATGTCCAGGCTCCAAAGCGGCCTACTGACAGTCTGCTGCCCCCTGTGCCGTTGGATCACCTGCACCGAGCCCAGCCTCACCCTGCCGGGGTCGCTGTGGGTTAACACTGAGATCTGGGACCAGATACTAGACAGacaacaggaagaggaggaggaggaagaggaggaagagtggaAGGGAGCTAACAGACAGACTCGGACCACTACACAGTACAGATGGTGAGTACCCCAGGCAAAGGTGGATGGATTGATAGACAGATTTAGAAACCTGGAGAAAccttcctctgttctctgatctTCCTAACATTTAGTTCTGtatcttttgttctctctctctctctctctctctctctctctctctctctctctctctctctctctctctctctctctctctgtttatttcccccttctctcctgtcctctagtTCTCCATCAAGGCATTGTGGCCTGAGGCTCAAACTGCAGAATTTCCTGAGGAGGATGAAGCACAAGGTACTGTAGACCGAGAAGACGAAGAGCAGAGAAAAAGAAGACTGGATTTTCCCATTTCAGAGCAGGAGAGACTTATTGAGTAATGAAGCTAATTCATAAAACAGGACCGACCGGTGATTTTCCATAATGAAGCAAGATTGAACCAATTATTCATATGCTTTGTGTTTGATTGACTTTGGGAATGTGTAATGTTCTCAGTcgacttacctggtaaaataagggttaaattataatattaataataaaggATGGATAGGTGGAGGAAATAAAAAATAAGATATTAAATGGATTGAGGAAGAAAGAAAGATAAAGGAAGTTatgaatagacagacagacagacagacagacagacagacagacagacagacagacagacagacagacagacagacagacagacagacagacagacagatagatagatagatagatagatagatagatagatagatagatagatagatagatagatagatagatagatagatagatagatagatagatagatagtgtacattgttaaaacactgtatatatatatatatatatataatatgacatttgtaatgtctttattgttttaaaCCTTCTGTATATGTGTAATGTTTAcggttcatttttattgtttatttcactttatatattcactttatatattatctacctcacttgcattggcaatgttaacacatgtttcccatgccaataaatccccttgaattgaattgaattgatagaggGGTGAAGGTTAGAGACTGTGTGCTGTACAatgtgtgctgtggacaatacAATATGCTGTGAACAATGTTTATAATAATGTTTAATGATTTGATAAAAGGTGTATTACTGCGTGAAGGGAAGTGGAGGTTTAGTATTTATTATGACATCATTTTAGAACAGCTTTAATGTTGCAGATTGTTTCTtttatcaatgtaattgtctgcatcatttccagtCCCCCAAACCAGGGATGTTGGATTAGTTTATCCTCATTGTACATAAATGTTATACATTTATGCAGCATGTTCGGGGAAATAACTttgcaggttaggagaatgaggttaaggttaggaaaaggctTAGGGTTAGCTCTCCTAACCAGCTACGAAAGTCATTTCAGGTCGTAGCGGTACCGGGTTTTTAGGAAGTCCTCCTACTACTTTTAATCAGGGCCCCATCCACCCTGTTATCTAATCTAACCCCCATACATACCATtccttatatagtatactacttttagtCAGGGCCGTCCTCCATCCACCCTGTTATCTAATCTAACCCCCATACATACCATtccttatatagtatactacttttaaTCAGGGCCCCATCCACCCTGTTATCTAATCTAACCCCCATACATACCATtccttatatagtatactacttttagtcagggctccatccaccctgttatctaatctaacccccatacataccattccttatatagtatactacttttaaTCAGGGCCCCATCCACCCTGTTATCTAATCTAACCCCCATACATACCATtccttatatagtatactacttttagtCAGGGCCGTCCTCCATCCACCCTGTTATCTAATCTAACCCCCATACATACCATtccttatatagt from Oncorhynchus keta strain PuntledgeMale-10-30-2019 chromosome 10, Oket_V2, whole genome shotgun sequence includes the following:
- the LOC118379569 gene encoding E3 ubiquitin-protein ligase RNF186-like → MGLMGEDMECCVCLQPYSRREKIPRMLHCKHTFCGLCLQAMSRLQSGLLTVCCPLCRWITCTEPSLTLPGSLWVNTEIWDQILDRQQEEEEEEEEEEWKGANRQTRTTTQYRCSPSRHCGLRLKLQNFLRRMKHKVL